Proteins encoded by one window of Erwinia pyrifoliae DSM 12163:
- a CDS encoding glycoside-pentoside-hexuronide (GPH):cation symporter, with the protein MNGAALTVKEKIGYGMGDAGCNMIGGAIMLFLNYFYTDVFGLAPALVGVLLLSVRVLDAITDPIMGAIADRTRSRWGRFRPWLLWISLPYVLFSVMMFTTPDWSYDNKVIYAFVSYFLMSLTYTAINIPYCSLGGVITNDPGERVSCQSYRFVMVGIATLILSLSLLPMAGWFGGADKARGYQMAMSVLALMGLFMFLFCFATVRERIRPAVPGHDDLKADLRDVWKNDQWVRILLLTLCNVCPGFIRMAATMYYVTWVMQQSTQFATLFISLGVVGMMIGSTLAKVLTDRWCKLKVFFWTNIALAAFSGGFYFLDPQATILILVMYFLLNILHQIPSPLHWSLMADVDDYGEWKTGKRITGISFSGNLFFLKVGLAVAGAMVGFLLSWYGYDATAQQQSPSALNGIVLLFTAIPALGYLVTAAVVRLLKVDRQLMQQIQIDLQQRRANYQELNDYQHGKALNAPSQGELR; encoded by the coding sequence ATGAATGGCGCTGCACTCACTGTCAAAGAGAAGATTGGCTACGGAATGGGCGATGCCGGGTGCAATATGATCGGCGGTGCCATCATGCTCTTCCTTAACTACTTCTATACCGATGTCTTTGGCCTTGCCCCGGCGCTGGTGGGCGTGCTGTTGCTATCGGTCAGGGTTCTGGATGCAATCACTGACCCGATAATGGGTGCTATTGCCGATCGCACGCGGAGCCGCTGGGGCCGTTTCCGCCCTTGGCTGCTGTGGATCTCCCTGCCCTACGTGCTGTTCAGCGTGATGATGTTTACCACCCCGGACTGGAGCTATGACAACAAGGTTATCTACGCCTTTGTCAGCTATTTCCTGATGTCGCTGACCTACACCGCCATCAATATACCCTACTGCTCGCTGGGCGGTGTCATTACCAACGATCCGGGCGAGCGCGTTTCCTGCCAGTCATACCGCTTCGTGATGGTGGGGATTGCCACGTTGATCCTTTCGCTTTCGCTGCTGCCGATGGCCGGGTGGTTTGGCGGCGCGGACAAAGCGCGCGGTTATCAGATGGCGATGAGCGTGCTGGCGCTGATGGGTCTGTTTATGTTTCTGTTCTGCTTCGCCACGGTGCGCGAGCGTATTCGCCCGGCTGTGCCGGGTCATGATGATTTGAAAGCCGATCTGCGTGACGTGTGGAAAAACGACCAGTGGGTGCGCATTCTGCTGCTGACGCTGTGTAACGTCTGCCCTGGCTTTATTCGCATGGCGGCCACCATGTACTACGTCACCTGGGTAATGCAGCAGTCAACCCAGTTTGCCACGCTGTTTATCAGCCTGGGCGTGGTTGGCATGATGATTGGCAGCACGCTGGCAAAAGTGCTGACCGACCGCTGGTGCAAACTAAAGGTTTTCTTCTGGACCAATATCGCGCTGGCCGCTTTTTCCGGCGGCTTCTACTTCCTCGATCCACAGGCCACCATCCTGATTCTGGTGATGTATTTCCTGCTCAACATCCTGCACCAGATCCCCTCACCGCTGCACTGGTCACTGATGGCTGACGTCGATGACTACGGCGAATGGAAAACCGGCAAGCGCATTACCGGGATCAGTTTTTCCGGCAATCTGTTCTTCCTTAAAGTGGGTCTGGCGGTGGCCGGGGCGATGGTCGGGTTCCTGCTCTCCTGGTACGGCTACGATGCCACAGCGCAACAGCAAAGCCCCTCCGCGCTGAACGGCATTGTGCTGCTGTTTACCGCTATTCCGGCGCTGGGTTACCTGGTTACCGCTGCCGTAGTCAGGCTGCTAAAAGTAGACCGCCAGCTGATGCAGCAAATCCAAATCGACCTGCAACAGCGCCGCGCCAACTATCAGGAACTTAACGATTATCAACACGGCAAAGCGCTGAACGCGCCATCGCAAGGAGAGTTACGATGA
- a CDS encoding family 43 glycosylhydrolase, giving the protein MNHWPNPLIERRADPFILHHQGSYYFIASVPEYDRLEIRRAATLPGLAQAAAVVIWRKPDSGLMSALIWAPELHRIGDQWVIYFAAAPSQEIKDGLFQHRMFALSCDAEDPLAGEWVERGQIHTPIDSFSLDATHFVHQGKNWYLWAQKDPAIPGNSNLYLAPLAAPWQISGQPVMLSRPQYEWECAGFSVNEGPAVIRHRQRLFVSYSASATDENYCMGLLWIDADADPLVSANWHKSAAPVFTSSWENRQYGPGHNSFTQGEDGEDVLVYHARSYTEIDGDPLYDPGRHTRIKRFDWDADDMPQFGTPPADSGA; this is encoded by the coding sequence ATGAACCACTGGCCCAATCCGTTGATCGAACGGCGCGCAGATCCTTTTATCCTACATCATCAGGGCAGCTACTACTTCATCGCCTCAGTACCGGAATACGATCGGCTGGAAATCCGCCGGGCCGCTACCTTGCCGGGGCTGGCACAGGCCGCCGCTGTAGTCATATGGAGAAAACCCGATAGCGGCTTGATGAGCGCGCTAATCTGGGCGCCGGAGTTGCACCGTATTGGCGATCAGTGGGTGATCTATTTTGCCGCTGCCCCATCTCAGGAGATCAAGGACGGCCTGTTCCAGCACCGCATGTTTGCCCTGAGCTGCGACGCTGAAGACCCGCTTGCGGGTGAATGGGTGGAACGCGGGCAGATACACACGCCAATCGACAGCTTTTCGCTGGATGCCACCCATTTTGTGCACCAGGGCAAGAACTGGTATCTGTGGGCTCAGAAAGACCCGGCGATCCCCGGTAACTCCAATCTTTATCTGGCGCCACTGGCCGCCCCCTGGCAAATCAGCGGCCAGCCGGTGATGCTCAGCCGCCCGCAATACGAGTGGGAATGCGCCGGATTCAGCGTCAATGAAGGTCCGGCTGTGATCCGCCACCGGCAGCGGCTGTTTGTCAGCTACTCTGCCAGCGCCACCGATGAGAACTACTGTATGGGGCTGTTATGGATTGATGCAGACGCCGACCCGCTGGTTAGCGCTAACTGGCATAAATCCGCCGCGCCGGTATTTACCAGCAGCTGGGAGAACCGTCAGTACGGCCCAGGCCACAACAGCTTTACCCAAGGGGAGGACGGCGAGGACGTGCTGGTATATCACGCGCGCAGCTATACCGAAATCGACGGCGACCCGCTATATGATCCTGGACGCCATACGCGCATCAAACGCTTTGACTGGGATGCCGACGACATGCCGCAGTTCGGTACACCTCCGGCAGACAGCGGAGCATAA